The following proteins come from a genomic window of Actinomycetota bacterium:
- a CDS encoding PH domain-containing protein: protein MPSEDPGAPGVLVSNGGPRRLHVLSPVFFAIGHAWRLWPLAVILAARRQFWLLAAGALVLLAWSTVEWLRRTYSLEGGALRLEEGVLARKLRAVPFDRIQQVDLVRKPLHRLLGVATLRVETAGGGSAAEVDLDVVTLPEAQSLRTSLLRAKAQSAPARSGLGTAPAGQAAGGAAEADVAGGWVAAGPGAGGAEVIGAEVTGVPAERVLLRLPLGEVMLAGITGSRAAAALVVLGPLSQAADWFPGLDEWVFQRFDPEAVTPTTPAAFLAVAVLAAVVWLGLAAASSIVTDYGFTLARVGNDLVVRRGLLERREAHLPLARLQVVRIEESLLRRALGLASIRIQSAGRTGTADQSAGRLAIPILQRMQVNRVLNELVAGAAPVPRLLAPPPAARRRSVTRSVVGAGVLVAAVALPVWVLTSAGVLEVPPAFALAALPVLGVAVAVGLAAYRSLGHATGEGFLYARAGVAIRVLTVVPVAKAQSGSVRSSPFQRRAGLATLHVDIAGGGPTPQVHDESEPRAEDLLQVILGRRVVPGPSAAPGPSGGGSVGDPGQPGTRPAGGGSPGGGA, encoded by the coding sequence ATGCCGTCTGAGGACCCGGGCGCCCCAGGGGTCCTGGTCTCGAACGGGGGACCGCGGCGGCTGCACGTGCTCAGTCCCGTGTTCTTCGCCATCGGGCACGCCTGGCGGCTGTGGCCGCTGGCCGTGATCCTGGCCGCCCGGCGGCAGTTCTGGCTGCTCGCCGCCGGGGCGCTGGTGCTGCTGGCCTGGAGCACGGTCGAGTGGCTGCGGCGGACCTACTCGCTGGAGGGCGGCGCCCTGCGGCTGGAGGAGGGGGTGCTGGCCCGCAAGCTGCGGGCGGTCCCCTTCGACCGGATCCAGCAGGTCGACCTGGTCCGCAAGCCCCTGCACCGCCTGCTCGGGGTGGCAACCCTCCGGGTCGAGACGGCCGGGGGCGGCTCGGCCGCCGAGGTCGACCTCGACGTGGTCACCCTGCCCGAGGCCCAGTCGCTGCGGACGAGTCTGCTGCGGGCCAAGGCCCAATCGGCCCCCGCTCGTTCGGGCCTGGGGACCGCTCCTGCCGGCCAGGCGGCCGGCGGGGCCGCCGAGGCGGACGTCGCCGGCGGGTGGGTCGCGGCGGGGCCAGGCGCCGGGGGGGCCGAGGTCATCGGGGCGGAGGTCACCGGGGTCCCGGCCGAGCGGGTGCTGCTGCGGCTCCCGCTCGGAGAGGTGATGCTGGCCGGGATCACGGGGTCGCGGGCGGCGGCCGCCCTGGTCGTGCTCGGCCCCCTCAGCCAGGCCGCCGACTGGTTCCCGGGCCTGGACGAATGGGTGTTCCAGCGGTTCGACCCGGAGGCGGTCACCCCCACCACCCCGGCCGCGTTCCTGGCCGTGGCCGTGCTCGCCGCGGTCGTGTGGCTGGGCCTGGCCGCCGCCTCCAGCATCGTCACCGACTACGGCTTCACCCTCGCCAGGGTCGGGAACGACCTGGTGGTCCGGCGCGGGCTGCTGGAGCGCCGCGAGGCGCACCTGCCCCTGGCCCGGCTCCAGGTCGTCCGGATCGAGGAGTCGCTGCTGCGGCGGGCCCTCGGCCTGGCCTCGATCCGCATCCAGAGCGCCGGCCGGACCGGCACCGCCGACCAGTCGGCCGGGCGGCTGGCCATCCCCATCCTCCAGCGGATGCAGGTCAACCGGGTCCTGAACGAGCTGGTGGCGGGGGCGGCCCCGGTGCCGCGGCTGCTCGCCCCGCCGCCGGCGGCCAGGCGGCGGTCGGTGACCCGCAGCGTCGTCGGGGCGGGCGTGCTCGTGGCCGCCGTCGCCCTGCCCGTGTGGGTCCTGACCTCCGCCGGGGTGCTGGAGGTCCCGCCGGCGTTCGCCCTGGCCGCGCTGCCGGTGCTTGGGGTGGCCGTGGCCGTCGGCCTGGCCGCCTACCGCAGCCTCGGCCACGCCACCGGCGAGGGATTCCTGTACGCCAGGGCCGGGGTGGCGATCCGGGTCCTCACCGTCGTCCCGGTCGCCAAGGCCCAGAGCGGCAGCGTCCGCTCCTCCCCGTTCCAACGCCGCGCCGGCCTGGCCACCCTCCACGTCGACATCGCCGGCGGCGGCCCCACCCCCCAGGTCCACGACGAGTCCGAACCCCGCG
- a CDS encoding PH domain-containing protein: protein MSEAAGSWVEARELDRRIVVVWTVQDALGYGLLALLVLAIDIGSRLAGADVPGPPGLAAALFAVAGGLAAWWWPRSRYRHWRYQVAADALELRHGVVRRVHSAIPYFRVQHIDVAQGPFERAVGLSRLVLHTASAGTDATIPGIAAGDAEGLRRLILARAGHGDAV, encoded by the coding sequence ATGAGCGAGGCAGCCGGGAGCTGGGTCGAGGCCAGGGAGCTCGACCGCCGCATCGTGGTCGTGTGGACCGTCCAGGACGCGCTCGGCTACGGGCTGCTCGCCCTGCTGGTCCTGGCCATCGACATCGGGTCCAGACTGGCCGGCGCGGACGTGCCCGGCCCGCCAGGGCTGGCCGCCGCGCTGTTCGCCGTCGCCGGGGGCCTGGCCGCCTGGTGGTGGCCGCGGTCCCGCTACCGCCACTGGCGCTACCAGGTGGCCGCCGACGCCCTCGAGCTGCGCCACGGCGTGGTCCGCCGCGTCCACTCGGCCATCCCGTACTTCCGCGTCCAGCACATCGACGTCGCCCAGGGGCCGTTCGAGCGGGCGGTCGGCCTGTCCCGGCTGGTGTTGCACACCGCCTCGGCCGGCACCGACGCCACCATCCCCGGCATCGCCGCCGGCGACGCCGAGGGCCTGCGCCGTCTCATCCTGGCCAGGGCCGGCCACGGCGATGCCGTCTGA